Proteins encoded together in one Halothermothrix orenii H 168 window:
- a CDS encoding DUF4097 family beta strand repeat-containing protein, with protein MSRKLILSSLIVVFIALMLTGCFYEYAGTVRHYTVDYVPGVTINLENKTGDIIINNWSQDYILVEAKIKAGAESESKAEMAVDATVVDIKKEFNNIYIKPVLPDFTYDNRVVVDFEINIPDNFNAELYTATGDITVEECKGDLILDTSTGDITVDEALDTLMVEVGTGDVNIGYASGETNVDVSTGDIDANLNLEAGTNNRVTTSTGDISLILRDPSTYLVASVGTGDLNFDLNGVEMQIKEISDNTLEAIIGGTDASNLYIHTSTGNVTLKCSQ; from the coding sequence ATGTCCAGGAAACTAATATTGAGTTCATTAATTGTAGTTTTTATAGCTTTAATGCTTACAGGGTGTTTTTATGAATATGCCGGGACAGTAAGGCACTATACAGTTGATTATGTTCCGGGTGTAACTATTAATCTTGAAAATAAAACAGGTGATATAATAATAAATAACTGGTCCCAGGATTATATCCTGGTTGAGGCTAAGATAAAAGCCGGGGCCGAATCAGAGTCAAAGGCCGAGATGGCGGTTGATGCTACTGTAGTAGATATAAAAAAAGAATTTAATAATATTTATATAAAACCCGTCTTACCCGATTTTACATATGACAACCGGGTAGTAGTTGATTTTGAAATTAATATTCCTGATAATTTCAATGCCGAACTTTATACTGCTACCGGTGATATTACAGTTGAGGAATGTAAAGGTGATTTAATTCTGGATACAAGCACCGGAGATATAACAGTCGATGAAGCCCTTGACACCTTAATGGTGGAGGTCGGTACCGGTGATGTTAACATTGGTTATGCCAGTGGTGAAACAAATGTTGATGTCAGTACCGGTGATATAGATGCCAATTTAAACCTTGAGGCCGGTACCAATAACAGGGTAACTACTTCTACTGGAGATATTTCATTAATATTAAGGGATCCTTCTACCTACCTGGTCGCCAGTGTTGGTACAGGTGATTTAAACTTTGATTTAAACGGGGTAGAAATGCAGATAAAAGAAATCAGTGATAATACCTTAGAAGCTATTATTGGCGGTACTGATGCCTCTAATCTTTATATCCATACAAGTACCGGTAATGTTACCCTGAAATGCAGTCAATAA
- a CDS encoding nucleoside recognition domain-containing protein encodes MDWNGFINEAVTGSVDMVIKIVMIIFPLFIGIEIIEEAGIIKKISKVFKSTLKHFELPETASLPIIVGQSFGLLYGAGLILRYVDDNNFTYKEVTTISVLFAVCHAVFEDTLLFVAIGGNGFIILGMRILLALGVTYLYGKIKKQTKQVYYI; translated from the coding sequence ATGGACTGGAATGGATTTATAAACGAAGCAGTTACCGGTAGTGTCGATATGGTTATAAAAATAGTAATGATAATCTTTCCCCTTTTTATTGGAATTGAAATAATAGAAGAAGCCGGTATTATTAAAAAGATATCTAAAGTATTTAAAAGCACTTTAAAACATTTTGAGCTTCCAGAGACTGCCAGTTTACCGATTATTGTCGGTCAGTCTTTTGGGTTGTTGTATGGAGCCGGGTTAATATTAAGGTATGTTGATGATAATAATTTTACCTATAAGGAAGTTACCACCATTTCTGTTTTATTTGCTGTCTGTCATGCTGTCTTTGAGGATACCTTATTATTTGTAGCTATTGGTGGTAATGGATTTATTATACTTGGAATGAGAATCTTACTGGCTCTTGGTGTTACCTATTTATATGGAAAAATAAAAAAGCAAACAAAACAGGTTTATTATATTTAA
- the yfcE gene encoding phosphodiesterase, producing the protein MKESIVVVSDTHGSLTAWKKAEGLMSRSKLVIHAGDVLYHGARNPLPDGYNTTGLIEEINKFKGSLMMVKGNVDSLVDEWVLPYPLPEYVLVEINGLRLVVYHGYQHNNEKDRIKFARRFKADILIYGHTHIPEIKNREDIILLNPGSMSLPKQKPAIPSVAVIKDNSIEIIDLDSLEIVKEMTLK; encoded by the coding sequence ATGAAGGAATCAATTGTTGTTGTCAGTGATACCCACGGGAGTTTAACCGCCTGGAAAAAAGCCGAGGGTTTAATGAGCCGGAGTAAACTTGTAATTCATGCGGGGGATGTATTATACCATGGGGCCAGAAATCCCCTGCCAGACGGTTATAATACCACTGGTTTGATAGAAGAGATAAATAAATTTAAGGGAAGTTTAATGATGGTAAAAGGGAATGTGGATTCCCTTGTTGATGAGTGGGTTTTGCCTTATCCTTTACCAGAATATGTTCTTGTGGAAATAAATGGATTAAGACTGGTGGTCTACCATGGGTATCAACATAATAATGAAAAGGATAGAATTAAATTTGCCAGGAGATTTAAAGCAGATATTCTTATTTATGGACATACTCATATTCCTGAAATTAAAAACAGAGAAGATATTATTCTGTTAAATCCAGGGAGTATGTCTTTACCCAAACAAAAACCTGCTATTCCCTCAGTAGCTGTTATTAAAGATAATTCAATAGAAATAATTGATCTGGATAGCCTGGAAATAGTTAAAGAGATGACTTTAAAATAA
- a CDS encoding PD40 domain-containing protein, with the protein MGYRKCLFFLVILLIMVTSPVLAGKWYTMKTDHFIINFQKDNAMAAYKVSRIAEDVHDKLIRFMEYEPVTKTYINIFDDADMANGSADVICFNRINVYLRKPDIYSGMVGYSESWLRLVITHEYTHILHLDMNEGASRFYRHILGKIPILTTPNILQPWWLIEGYTTYTETKFTNGGRGKGDIYSMYIRTAALQDKLYSVDKVSGKYDLSSWPTGGIPVYIYGLSICRYIAKEYGEDKLVEISHKFCEEPQEGINKVIEKVLGIEVDELYKSWKFEQKRKAIELNERIETEGRTEITRLTEHGYFTLNPSVSPDGKKVAYYHYYNKFSAIRILTEDGRDYQLVPAISSSDGNITWSPDGKKLVYAKQDVYKKVYNYYDLYMYDFTTDREIRLTRGERAYAPVFKDNNTIIYLTQDKGITSIKKIDLKTRQTSTILKGNSSFSFSSLDISPDGNKAVLSVMYNSKKDLYLYSFEDKVLKPLIDDNHIEVFPVWSPDGKYVVFSSDRNGRFNLYALDMVTKNLYRITNLFTGAFKPSFRNKDEIVFVGYSLDGYDLYSVRLDRVEWKRVGKLNFVNRRRIIKIKEEEDSPDYWFEKLKTSYRVREYSPFPSLYPKYIMPNFSLIYTSEGTSLDTGFTTYGKDALEKHSYSMSFNYHNKSPEPSFDFQYSYQPGTFLLSLTTNQSLIKDGDWVRERNVDIMLGYPLINKSFYYHLLLLNSVYHDEYCYDNKDVDSYTLYGTGWRYGGITGSGPVQNSLYWGIDSYWKKDNIEEYKVEMSADNYLELNKKTTLAGRLIIGYNKIDDFSLGQGNLVRAFREEPLKGSKLAIFNLELRKELINIESGPGVYPVFYDDLNGTLFYDFGLTGDNEYDVIPVVGGELGLEISQLYGLMNLELVLGFGHDLEYESSNLYIRIGKYF; encoded by the coding sequence TTGGGTTATAGAAAATGCTTATTTTTTTTAGTTATTTTGTTGATTATGGTAACTTCACCGGTCCTGGCTGGTAAATGGTATACAATGAAAACTGACCATTTTATAATTAATTTTCAAAAAGATAATGCTATGGCCGCTTATAAAGTTTCCAGAATTGCTGAAGATGTTCATGATAAATTGATTAGATTTATGGAATATGAACCGGTAACAAAGACATATATAAACATTTTTGATGATGCCGATATGGCCAATGGTAGTGCTGATGTTATCTGTTTTAACAGAATTAATGTGTATCTTAGAAAGCCAGATATTTATTCAGGAATGGTAGGTTACAGTGAAAGCTGGTTGCGTCTTGTAATTACACATGAATATACCCATATTCTGCATCTTGATATGAATGAAGGGGCCTCCAGGTTTTACCGACATATATTGGGGAAAATACCTATATTAACTACTCCCAATATACTTCAACCCTGGTGGCTTATTGAAGGTTATACCACATATACTGAAACAAAATTTACAAACGGGGGGCGGGGTAAAGGTGATATTTATTCAATGTATATAAGGACTGCTGCCCTTCAAGATAAATTATATTCGGTTGACAAAGTAAGCGGGAAATATGACCTTTCTTCCTGGCCTACCGGAGGAATACCGGTTTACATATATGGTTTATCCATTTGCAGGTATATTGCTAAAGAATATGGAGAGGACAAGCTCGTTGAAATAAGCCATAAGTTCTGCGAAGAACCCCAGGAAGGAATTAATAAGGTTATTGAAAAGGTATTGGGAATAGAGGTAGATGAATTATACAAATCATGGAAGTTTGAACAGAAGAGAAAAGCTATAGAATTAAATGAGAGAATTGAAACAGAAGGCAGGACTGAGATAACGAGGTTAACTGAGCATGGTTATTTTACTTTAAATCCTTCGGTTTCACCTGATGGTAAAAAAGTAGCCTATTATCATTATTATAATAAATTTTCGGCGATTAGAATATTAACTGAAGATGGAAGAGATTATCAGCTGGTTCCAGCAATATCATCATCAGATGGAAATATAACATGGTCACCGGATGGAAAAAAACTTGTTTACGCTAAACAGGATGTATATAAAAAAGTATATAATTATTATGATTTATATATGTATGATTTTACCACTGACCGGGAGATAAGGTTGACCCGTGGTGAGAGAGCATATGCTCCGGTTTTTAAAGATAATAATACAATTATATATTTAACCCAGGATAAAGGTATAACCAGTATTAAAAAAATAGATTTAAAAACCCGGCAGACTTCAACCATATTAAAGGGAAATAGTAGCTTTTCATTTTCATCTCTTGATATTTCCCCTGATGGAAATAAAGCTGTGTTGAGTGTTATGTATAACAGCAAGAAAGATCTTTATTTATATTCTTTTGAAGATAAGGTATTAAAACCATTGATAGATGATAACCATATCGAGGTCTTTCCGGTATGGTCACCGGATGGAAAATATGTTGTCTTTAGTTCAGATAGAAATGGTAGATTCAATTTATATGCCCTGGATATGGTTACAAAAAATCTTTATCGCATAACTAATTTATTTACCGGGGCCTTCAAGCCCAGCTTTAGAAATAAAGATGAAATTGTATTTGTCGGATATTCATTAGATGGATATGACCTTTATTCAGTAAGGCTTGACAGGGTGGAATGGAAAAGAGTTGGTAAGTTGAATTTTGTAAATAGAAGACGTATTATAAAGATTAAAGAGGAAGAAGATTCTCCTGATTACTGGTTTGAAAAGCTTAAAACTAGTTATCGGGTCAGGGAATATAGTCCTTTTCCATCATTATATCCCAAATATATAATGCCTAATTTCAGTTTGATATACACTTCTGAGGGAACCAGCCTTGATACAGGTTTTACTACTTATGGTAAGGATGCTCTTGAAAAACATAGCTATTCCATGAGTTTTAACTATCACAATAAATCTCCTGAGCCGTCCTTTGATTTCCAGTATAGTTATCAGCCTGGAACTTTTCTATTATCACTGACCACCAATCAGAGTTTAATAAAAGATGGAGACTGGGTACGGGAGCGTAATGTAGATATTATGCTGGGTTATCCGTTAATAAATAAGTCTTTTTACTACCACCTGTTATTATTAAATTCAGTTTATCATGATGAATATTGTTATGACAATAAAGATGTTGATAGTTATACTCTTTATGGCACAGGTTGGCGATATGGAGGGATTACCGGTAGTGGTCCAGTCCAGAATAGCCTATACTGGGGTATAGATAGTTACTGGAAAAAAGATAATATAGAAGAATATAAAGTAGAAATGTCTGCAGATAATTATCTGGAATTAAATAAAAAAACTACCCTGGCCGGACGTTTAATTATCGGTTATAACAAAATTGATGATTTTTCCCTGGGTCAGGGAAACCTGGTAAGAGCCTTCAGGGAAGAACCATTGAAGGGTTCTAAACTGGCAATCTTTAATTTAGAACTGAGAAAGGAATTGATTAACATTGAAAGTGGTCCAGGGGTTTATCCTGTATTCTATGATGACCTCAATGGTACCCTCTTCTATGATTTTGGCTTAACAGGAGATAATGAATATGATGTTATACCTGTTGTTGGAGGAGAACTGGGGCTTGAAATTTCCCAGCTTTATGGATTAATGAATCTGGAACTAGTTCTGGGGTTTGGCCATGACCTGGAATACGAATCCAGCAATTTATATATAAGAATTGGAAAATATTTTTAA
- the argS gene encoding arginine--tRNA ligase: MIDFKEKLVDLISQEINDLNVEEIEHLIEIPPQPEMGDYALPCFKFAGIFKKAPNIIAEEIASKIEGNSYFSKVVNTGPYVNFFINKEIFAETVLEEILQKGKYYGARNIGKGKNVIVEFSSPNIAKPFHIGHIRTTVIGHALRNIYNFLGYNAIAINHLGDYGTQFGKLIVALNKWGDKDKIKSNPIPEFLKLYIKFHEEAEKNPELEEKARSWFNRLENKDEEAMDLWKWIRNMSLKEFKRVYDMLGIDFDSYAGESFYSDMMPDVIEEMEEKGLLQESQGAKIVDLEEYNMPPAMIEKSDGSTLYITRDIAAAIYRKKTYNFYKNIYVVGSQQKLHFDQWFKIIELMGHEWARDCIHVPFGMVSLEDGTMSTRKGRVVFLEDVLNKAIEKTKETIEDKNPDLENKEEVAKIVGIGAVIFQELYNSRIKDYVFSWDRTLSFEGETGPYVQYTYVRTKSVLNKSNYKFKKLDDYSLLTDEDAFNVIKLISQFPDTIIKASERYEPSIITRHITELAKAFNKYYHDNQILVDDQKVREARLFLVYAVNTVLKTGLSLLGIKTPEKM; encoded by the coding sequence ATGATTGACTTTAAAGAAAAACTTGTAGACCTTATCAGTCAAGAAATTAATGATTTAAATGTTGAAGAGATTGAACATCTTATTGAAATTCCTCCTCAACCGGAAATGGGGGATTATGCTCTCCCCTGTTTTAAATTTGCCGGGATATTTAAAAAAGCACCAAATATTATAGCTGAGGAGATTGCCAGTAAAATTGAAGGTAATAGTTATTTTAGCAAAGTTGTAAACACCGGCCCTTATGTAAATTTCTTTATCAATAAAGAGATTTTTGCTGAAACTGTCCTCGAAGAAATATTACAAAAGGGTAAATACTATGGAGCCAGAAATATTGGAAAAGGAAAAAATGTTATTGTAGAGTTTTCCTCTCCTAATATTGCAAAGCCTTTCCATATAGGTCATATCAGGACAACCGTTATCGGTCACGCCCTGAGAAATATTTATAACTTTCTGGGATATAATGCAATTGCCATTAACCATCTCGGTGATTATGGAACCCAGTTTGGTAAATTAATTGTTGCCCTTAATAAATGGGGTGATAAAGATAAAATTAAATCAAACCCCATTCCCGAATTCTTAAAACTGTATATTAAATTTCATGAAGAAGCAGAAAAAAATCCTGAACTTGAAGAAAAAGCCAGAAGTTGGTTTAACAGGCTTGAAAATAAAGATGAAGAAGCAATGGATTTATGGAAATGGATCAGGAACATGAGCCTTAAAGAATTTAAACGGGTTTATGATATGCTCGGTATAGATTTTGATTCTTATGCCGGGGAAAGTTTTTATTCTGACATGATGCCTGATGTAATTGAGGAGATGGAAGAAAAAGGTCTCCTTCAGGAATCACAGGGGGCTAAAATTGTTGACCTTGAAGAATATAATATGCCACCGGCCATGATTGAAAAAAGTGATGGCTCAACCCTCTATATAACCAGAGATATTGCCGCCGCTATTTACAGGAAAAAAACATATAATTTTTATAAAAACATTTATGTTGTCGGTTCTCAGCAAAAACTTCATTTTGACCAGTGGTTTAAGATTATTGAATTAATGGGCCATGAATGGGCCAGGGATTGTATCCATGTTCCCTTTGGTATGGTAAGTCTGGAAGACGGTACCATGTCTACCAGAAAAGGTCGAGTCGTCTTCCTGGAGGATGTATTAAATAAAGCAATTGAGAAAACCAAAGAAACAATTGAGGACAAAAACCCCGATCTTGAAAACAAAGAAGAGGTTGCAAAAATAGTAGGGATAGGTGCTGTAATTTTCCAGGAACTTTATAATAGTAGAATAAAAGACTATGTCTTCTCCTGGGATCGAACCCTATCTTTTGAGGGAGAAACAGGACCCTATGTTCAATACACTTATGTGAGGACAAAAAGTGTCCTGAATAAGAGCAATTATAAATTTAAAAAACTCGATGACTATTCACTATTAACAGATGAAGACGCCTTTAATGTTATAAAACTTATATCACAATTCCCGGACACTATCATAAAGGCTTCTGAGAGGTATGAACCCTCTATTATTACAAGGCATATTACAGAACTGGCCAAGGCCTTTAATAAGTACTACCATGATAACCAGATTCTTGTAGATGACCAAAAAGTCAGGGAAGCAAGGTTGTTCCTGGTATATGCCGTAAATACTGTTCTTAAAACCGGTCTTTCTCTACTGGGTATCAAAACACCTGAAAAAATGTAA
- a CDS encoding DUF92 domain-containing protein, protein MVNNNFEVFWVKLGLGLLLSLVFALIAYKKNSLSKSGIMGAILVGTIIFGCGGFTWFILLGAFFVSSSLLSHFKIRQKKTIAREFQKTGQRDLGQTLANGGIGIILACLKVLNHYPATTLFYAYLGVIATVNADTWATELGVLSKTPPRLITSFKKVARGTSGGVTWLGLTSSLAGGFFIGFIAFCSISLLKGFINKNFMYILISISGGLAGSLTDSLLGATYQGIYYCPCCEKETERLIHYCGQKTRLIRGFTWLNNDLVNLISSVSGALVSLTLGLYLF, encoded by the coding sequence ATGGTTAATAATAATTTTGAGGTATTCTGGGTTAAATTAGGACTGGGTTTATTATTGAGCCTGGTTTTTGCACTCATTGCCTATAAAAAAAACTCCCTATCAAAGAGTGGAATCATGGGAGCAATACTGGTTGGAACTATAATTTTTGGTTGTGGTGGTTTTACCTGGTTTATATTGTTAGGGGCCTTTTTTGTTTCTTCAAGCCTTTTATCACACTTTAAAATAAGACAAAAAAAGACTATAGCCAGGGAGTTTCAAAAAACCGGCCAAAGGGATCTGGGACAAACCCTGGCCAATGGGGGTATTGGTATAATCCTGGCCTGTCTTAAAGTTTTAAATCATTATCCAGCCACAACATTATTTTATGCTTATTTAGGGGTAATAGCTACTGTCAATGCAGACACATGGGCAACAGAACTTGGTGTTCTATCGAAAACACCTCCCCGGTTGATAACCAGCTTTAAAAAGGTAGCCCGGGGAACTTCAGGTGGAGTTACATGGCTAGGACTGACCTCATCACTGGCTGGAGGTTTTTTTATTGGTTTTATTGCCTTTTGTTCTATTTCTTTATTAAAGGGCTTTATAAATAAAAATTTTATGTATATATTAATTTCCATATCAGGGGGACTGGCTGGTTCTTTAACAGATAGTCTCCTCGGGGCCACATATCAGGGAATATATTATTGTCCCTGCTGTGAAAAAGAAACAGAAAGGCTTATTCATTATTGTGGACAAAAAACTAGACTTATCCGTGGTTTTACCTGGTTAAATAATGACCTTGTTAATTTGATAAGTTCTGTGTCAGGGGCTTTAGTATCCCTGACCCTGGGTCTTTATTTATTTTAA
- a CDS encoding nucleoside recognition domain-containing protein, translating to MKQVVKSGFLKARDVFIDLIKIIIPVYVLVTFLKYTGFIDLVAGIFSPMMQVVGLPGEAVVALLTAYLLNIYGGIAVISGLELGPREITILGTMIGIAHSLIIESAIFKKLKINLFLINVLRLSLSLLSGVILNIIL from the coding sequence TTGAAACAGGTAGTTAAATCAGGATTTTTAAAAGCCCGGGATGTGTTTATTGATCTAATAAAAATAATTATTCCAGTATATGTTTTGGTTACATTTTTAAAATATACAGGTTTTATTGATTTGGTGGCAGGTATATTTAGTCCGATGATGCAGGTAGTGGGACTACCAGGGGAAGCAGTTGTTGCTCTTCTTACTGCATATCTTCTTAATATTTATGGTGGAATTGCTGTAATATCTGGCCTGGAATTAGGACCCAGGGAAATAACTATTCTGGGAACGATGATAGGTATTGCCCATAGTCTTATAATTGAATCAGCTATTTTTAAAAAACTAAAGATAAACCTATTTTTGATTAATGTTTTAAGATTAAGTCTCTCTTTATTAAGTGGGGTTATATTAAACATTATACTTTAA
- a CDS encoding thiamine pyrophosphate-binding protein encodes MGQKVSEVIIEQLHNFGVKHIYGYAGDTILKFFSKLKGSPVKLFTTKHESTAGFMASAEAKLTGNLGVCIAHSGPGTTNIINGIADAYSDRVPLLLITGQVPTYNIGTDYKQYVDQLKLTEPLTVYSSILINPATVIDIFYKAMTMSILKGGVSHIVIPMDLWDQETNAIPRPYPEHLNHKQTVDENQLDRAATSINNTEKISILYGRGAKNCRQELIELAQKINAPLINTLPVSGLIEFGHPLRLGCLGHAGSNEAARALNEADLILTVGATWWPKDYTPRKPRLIQLDLIKENIGATHPVDIGLIGDIKNTLQTLLSKINSKNETGWLDHIKDLRNNWMDRITKESHQENWPLPPQTIIRIISENTQPDEIICLDSGDNVIWFGRYFGNKCAHTLISGTWRTMGFSLPSALAARINKPNNQVTSIIGDGGLSMVLAEISTAVRYNLPIKIIVLNNNSLAMEKNRMEAAGLVPEEVELTNPDFVKIAKACGFEGKRANNINELQALLKENKQTNGLLIDIPTASYPPSGTKLS; translated from the coding sequence ATGGGTCAGAAAGTATCAGAAGTTATTATTGAACAACTCCATAACTTTGGTGTAAAGCATATATATGGGTACGCCGGTGATACCATCTTGAAATTTTTTTCAAAGCTAAAGGGGTCACCGGTCAAGCTCTTCACAACTAAACATGAATCTACCGCAGGTTTTATGGCCTCAGCTGAAGCAAAATTAACCGGAAATCTGGGTGTCTGTATTGCCCACAGTGGTCCTGGCACTACCAATATTATTAATGGTATTGCTGATGCGTACAGTGATCGAGTCCCACTCCTTTTAATAACTGGACAGGTTCCCACTTATAATATTGGAACCGACTATAAGCAATATGTGGATCAGTTAAAACTCACTGAGCCCCTGACCGTTTATTCCAGTATCTTAATAAATCCGGCCACAGTTATCGATATTTTCTACAAAGCCATGACAATGTCAATTTTAAAAGGAGGAGTAAGTCACATTGTTATTCCTATGGATCTGTGGGATCAGGAAACAAATGCTATCCCCAGGCCTTATCCTGAACATTTAAATCATAAACAAACAGTTGACGAAAACCAGCTTGATAGAGCTGCTACCAGTATAAATAACACTGAAAAAATTTCTATTCTTTATGGTAGAGGTGCTAAAAACTGCCGTCAAGAATTAATAGAGCTGGCCCAGAAAATTAATGCACCGTTGATTAACACCCTTCCTGTAAGTGGGTTGATCGAATTTGGTCATCCCCTTAGACTCGGCTGTCTCGGACATGCGGGAAGCAATGAAGCAGCCCGGGCCCTCAATGAAGCAGATTTAATATTAACTGTGGGAGCTACCTGGTGGCCTAAAGATTATACCCCCAGAAAACCCCGGCTAATTCAACTTGACCTGATAAAAGAAAATATCGGGGCTACACATCCAGTTGATATTGGTCTTATAGGAGATATCAAAAACACCTTACAGACACTTTTATCGAAAATAAATTCAAAAAATGAAACAGGTTGGTTAGACCATATAAAGGATTTAAGAAATAACTGGATGGATAGAATCACCAAAGAATCACACCAGGAAAACTGGCCTCTTCCGCCCCAGACTATAATAAGAATAATTAGTGAAAATACTCAACCTGATGAAATAATTTGCCTTGATTCTGGAGATAATGTTATATGGTTTGGTCGGTATTTTGGTAACAAATGTGCCCATACACTGATTTCGGGGACATGGCGAACTATGGGGTTCAGCCTCCCTTCTGCCCTGGCAGCCAGAATTAATAAACCAAATAATCAGGTAACCTCAATTATAGGTGATGGAGGTCTATCTATGGTTCTGGCTGAAATCTCGACAGCAGTTAGATATAATTTACCCATAAAAATAATTGTTTTAAATAATAACTCTCTGGCAATGGAAAAAAACAGAATGGAGGCCGCCGGGTTAGTACCTGAAGAAGTCGAACTTACAAACCCTGATTTTGTTAAAATAGCTAAAGCCTGTGGATTTGAAGGAAAACGTGCCAATAATATTAATGAACTTCAGGCTCTTTTAAAGGAAAATAAACAGACAAATGGTCTCTTAATTGATATTCCAACAGCCAGCTATCCCCCATCAGGAACTAAATTATCTTGA
- a CDS encoding RluA family pseudouridine synthase: protein MRLKPDIDHFKNKEEITSYRISDEEAGVTLYTFLKNRLKMSRKFIRKMGREYRIRLNCRYVKFTEVKLNSGDLIEFNLNFKEKTYYDPAPLDLDIIYEDRHLLVINKPANMLVHPTPVEKSNTIVNGVLYHMRNQGNYNLVRPIHRLDRNTTGLLLIAKNQYAHNYITHQFQNNNIHREYLAFVHGNVEFKKESINAPIGKTRDSLIKRKVDHTLGKRAVTHIKVVKPGGLISLIRVKLETGRTHQIRVHLSHLGHPLLGDTLYGGEDILIKRPALHSYKVTCCLPFKHKEVTFKAPLPVDMEKLKKQLI from the coding sequence ATGCGTTTAAAACCAGACATTGACCATTTTAAAAATAAAGAAGAAATAACAAGCTACCGTATCTCAGATGAAGAAGCAGGTGTAACCCTTTATACTTTCTTAAAAAACAGATTGAAAATGTCCCGTAAGTTTATAAGAAAAATGGGGAGAGAATACCGGATACGTCTTAATTGTAGATATGTTAAATTTACCGAAGTTAAATTAAATTCAGGTGACTTAATTGAATTCAACTTAAACTTTAAAGAAAAAACCTATTATGATCCTGCTCCTCTAGACCTGGATATAATTTATGAAGATAGACATTTATTAGTAATAAACAAACCAGCTAATATGTTGGTCCATCCTACTCCCGTAGAAAAATCCAATACCATTGTAAATGGTGTCCTATACCACATGCGTAACCAGGGCAACTATAACCTGGTTCGTCCCATTCACCGACTTGATAGAAATACTACTGGACTACTCTTAATAGCAAAAAACCAGTATGCCCATAATTATATAACCCATCAATTTCAGAATAACAACATACACAGGGAGTATCTTGCCTTTGTACATGGTAATGTGGAATTTAAAAAAGAAAGCATTAATGCCCCTATCGGAAAAACTAGAGACAGTTTAATTAAACGAAAGGTAGACCATACTCTGGGAAAAAGGGCTGTAACCCATATAAAGGTTGTAAAACCCGGTGGGCTGATAAGTCTTATAAGAGTCAAACTGGAAACAGGAAGGACTCATCAAATTAGAGTCCATTTAAGCCATCTGGGACACCCTCTATTGGGTGATACCCTTTACGGGGGTGAAGACATCCTGATAAAACGTCCAGCACTCCATTCTTATAAAGTTACCTGCTGTCTACCTTTTAAACACAAAGAAGTAACTTTTAAGGCTCCCCTCCCAGTAGACATGGAGAAACTAAAAAAACAGTTAATTTAA
- a CDS encoding YaiI/YqxD family protein, which produces MRILVDGDSCPVIKEVQEVARKFGIDLFIYTDIYHDIYLNYGKMIRVDCQNQSTDNTLFNDCRPDDIVVTGDYGLAAMVMGKNAVVINFNGKVFSSRDIDVLLMRRHIHSKIRRGGGRHPTPKKRSREHNLHFKKSLTRLINKKMGIIY; this is translated from the coding sequence ATGAGAATATTGGTTGATGGTGATTCCTGTCCTGTCATCAAAGAAGTTCAGGAAGTAGCCCGGAAGTTTGGTATTGACCTATTTATATATACAGATATTTATCATGATATTTACCTAAATTATGGTAAAATGATCAGGGTTGACTGCCAGAATCAGTCAACTGATAATACCCTTTTTAATGATTGCAGACCAGATGATATTGTAGTGACAGGTGATTATGGTCTGGCAGCCATGGTTATGGGTAAAAATGCTGTGGTTATTAATTTCAATGGGAAGGTATTTTCCAGCAGAGATATAGATGTTCTATTAATGAGACGCCATATTCATTCAAAGATAAGGAGGGGTGGGGGAAGACACCCCACCCCTAAAAAAAGATCCAGAGAACATAATTTACATTTTAAAAAATCACTGACCAGACTTATAAATAAAAAAATGGGTATAATTTATTAA